Within the Bacteroidia bacterium genome, the region AGGGCAATTCTTCGCTGAATGTGGCGCCGCTGTTACCAAGGTAGAATCGCCCTCCGGCGATATCACACGTAGCTGGAGAATACCCGGAGAACAAACCCCTAAAGGTACCTCGGCATATTACCTCTCCGTGAATCACGGAAAAAAAGTAGTACGCATAAATATCGGTGACCCGGGCAAGAGAAAATCTCTGGAGAAACTCGTGCGCTCGCACGACATCGTTATCGTCAATTTCTCCCGTGGTACTGAAAAAAAATATGGGCTCTCACCTGTGCATCTGCATCGCATGAATCCTTCCGCCATCATTGGCAGGATCGCCGGGTACCACGATCAGCCCGACCGGCCGGCCTTCGACCTCGTGCTGCAGGCCGAAAGCGGAATGCTCAGCATGAACGGCACCCGTACACAACCGGCGAAACTGCCGGTCGCTTTCATTGATCTTTTTGCGGCACATCAGCTCAAGGAAGGTATTCTCTGCGCCCTGGCCGAAGGAAAAAAAGGAGTACTTGTGTCGGTTTCGCTTATGGATGCCGCCATGGCCTCCCTTGCCAACCAGGCCGGCAATTATCTGCTGGGTGGAAAAATGCCCCTACCACAAGGCATGCTGCATCCCAACATTGCTCCTTACGGCGAAACCATACTTACCCGTGACAAAAAAAAGCTGGTACTGGCAGTGGGAACCGACAAACAGTTCAGGGATCTTTGTGTGCTGATAAACTGCACATCCCTGCTCAAAGACCGGCGTTTTACTACCAATGAATTGCGTGTTAAACACCGTAAGGCCCTCCTCCTCTCTCTTCGTCGCGCTACCTCCACCTTCCCATCCGGGTTTTTCCAAACTGCCATGCGCAAGGGAAAACTCTCCGCCGGCCTCTTCCGGAGTGTCGGTGAAGCCCTGGATACCTTGCCTGCAAAAAGTTTCCTTGTCTGGCCGGGAGGCAAAAAAATACCTAAATCACTGATTTTCAAGATAAAACAACTTGTATGAACAAATATCTTGTTCATTGATTGTCAGGCCAGTAAGTGTTTTTTTTGCCGGATTCCGTAAATTT harbors:
- a CDS encoding CoA transferase; amino-acid sequence: MKLSDLRVLEFAGVLAGPSVGQFFAECGAAVTKVESPSGDITRSWRIPGEQTPKGTSAYYLSVNHGKKVVRINIGDPGKRKSLEKLVRSHDIVIVNFSRGTEKKYGLSPVHLHRMNPSAIIGRIAGYHDQPDRPAFDLVLQAESGMLSMNGTRTQPAKLPVAFIDLFAAHQLKEGILCALAEGKKGVLVSVSLMDAAMASLANQAGNYLLGGKMPLPQGMLHPNIAPYGETILTRDKKKLVLAVGTDKQFRDLCVLINCTSLLKDRRFTTNELRVKHRKALLLSLRRATSTFPSGFFQTAMRKGKLSAGLFRSVGEALDTLPAKSFLVWPGGKKIPKSLIFKIKQLV